From the genome of Papaver somniferum cultivar HN1 unplaced genomic scaffold, ASM357369v1 unplaced-scaffold_21, whole genome shotgun sequence:
CCTTGAGCATAAGAGGAAACTATATAAGCACACAACATAGGAGCGAGGTGTTTTTATGCTTCTTTAAAAAAACTTCACCTTTTAATTGAAATTAGTCAGATAGATCTGGGAGTTTTCCACTATAATTTTCTGGTGTAAACATGGAGGCAGAACAAACGAATTTTGTTTCTTAAACCCAAAGTTGTTCTTTGATTGTGTCAAAGCTTCACCAACCATGACATGAAATTCTAGAAGTTCCCTAATAAACATAAGTTTTTTGTCATGAATGTAAAATGAGCTCATAACACATAATTCTCTACTCGAGCCTAATTTTTACTTTTACACCATAGTGGTGTACAATATAGGAGCATACTGGATAAGTCGCACTAACCAGATCTGACTGTAGTAAATTTGTATCTGTGGACTTCTTGGTAAATGCCCAATTAAGTTTTAAGCTTTGGCAACTAATATCTTTTGTGGTAAATTGGTAATTCATGGTTCAGATGTAAGTagcaaaaaagaaggaaaaagatacACAGAAGAAAAGATCAAAATATAAAGACCACTCTCTTTACTTGCAGATTTCTTCCGTCTCTTATGCAAGTATGTTTATCTATTGTGTAGATGGTGGTGATTGTAGTTTATGCTTTCTTGTATGGGAAACTATACTTGTCATTGAGTGGACTAGAGCAGTCGATAATGAACTTTTCTCAAGTCAGGCATGATTATCCTCTAGAGGCTGCCATGGCATCACAGTCCCTTGTTCAGATAGGCCTGCTTATGGCGTTACCCATGGTGATGGAGATTGGACTTGAGAGGGGTTTTAGAACTGCCATGAGTGACTTTATCATCATGCAGCTTCAGCTTGCTGCTGTGTTCTTCACATTTTCCCTTGGGACAAAGACCCATTATTTTGGACGTACTGTACTGCATGGTGGTGCGAAGTACAGGGCCACTGGAAGAGGTTTTGTCGTTCGGCATGAGAAATTTGCTGAGAATTATAGGATGTATTCGAGGAGTCATTTCGTGAAAGGTTTGGAGTTGGTCTTGCTGCTGGTTGCATATGGGATATATGGTTCCGCCACTTCCGAGTCCCATGGCCACAGTTACATGTTTTACACGGTCTCGATCTGGTTCTTGGTCGTATCTTGGTTGTTCGGACCGTTTCTTTTCAACCCTTCCGGTTTTGAGTGGCAAAAGATTGTTGAGGACTGGGATGATTGGTCCAAGTGGATAAAGACTCCAGGAGGTCTTGGTGTTCCAGCAAGCAAGAGCTGGGAATCGTGGTGGGATGAGGAACAAGATCACCTCCATTTCACTGGGTTCTCAGGCAGGTTCTGGGAGGTCGTTCTTTCCCTTCGTTTCTTTCTATTCCAGTATGGGATTGTGTATCATTTACATGTCTGCAACGGAAATAAAAGCATAACTGTGAGTATTATTTCTGACAACTCCTCTCTTGCGTATTTATTTGCAATGATGAGGACCATGAGATTCTGCTTTTAAGTAGTAACTACCATGTTTATATTCCTTTTTCAGGTATTTGGTCTCTCTTGGCTGGTTATCGTTGCTGTGATGATCATCTTGAAGGTGATGTCTGAAGTCTGTATTCTAAAATTGTTCTCAACAACATATTAATTTCTTCTGTGAGTGCTGATTGTGTATGTACTTTTCTGCTTTCCCGGGCTACGCAAATCAGATGGTGTCAGTGGGTAGGAGAAGGTTCAGCGCAGATTTTCAGCTGATGTTCAGACTGCTAAAGGCGTTGATGTTCGTTGGATTGCTAGTGACGGCTTGCATCCTCTTTATGTTTCTGAGTCTTACAGTTGGTGACATCTTCGCGTGCCTTCTTGCTTTCACGCCAACAGGATGGGCCCTATTGCAGGTAATGGCTTCCCCTCCCTCTCCCCCCATCCCTAGTTACAGAATGCTATTAATAAAGACATGTAGCTTGGCCTCTTACCATATTCAAATCTTGATGCCAGCAAAGCATTATATTTCTGgcataaaaataaaatgaattcgtTCTTCTTAAATAGAAATGGAATTATTAGCTTTGCACAGTTGCATACTCTCTGAACGCTATTAATAAACACATGTAGCTTTGCACACTGATACTGATGGGAAAAGCAAGAAAGTCATACTGTGATTTAATAGATACACTTCGTTGGTGCTTATTTTGGAGAGAGGTTATTCACTTCTTActggaaaactaaagaaagtaaaaagaaaaggctAAGATACTAAGATACagagaagggaagaaaaaaaaaagaactgcaTCAATTTTTTGTTTCTCTTACAAACCTAGCTGCAGTTTTTACCGTTCAACTATATGACAATGCTGAAATTAATTTTGTTAGCTATACGTCTTGCTGATGTTAATTTAATTTTGTTATCTTCACATAGCATTGGACAGTTAAGATCATATATATTTGCTCTATTCTGTTAGTCTTTGCCTGTTGAACCAAataattgtttgtgttcttggtgagAGTGGCATCAGATATCACAAGCATGTAAGCCAGTGGTGAAGGCACTAGATTTGTGGAGTGCCACAAGGTCTCTAGCCAGGGGATACGAATACGGGATGGGACTCGTTATCTTTGCGCCTATGGCTGTTCTGGCTTGGTTCCCATTTGTGTCTGAATTCCAGACACGGCTGCTCTTCAACCATGCTTTCAGTAGAGGCCTTCAGATTTCACGGATTCTGGCTGGTGGAAAGAAGCATAACTGGTAAGTAAACGAATTGTGACTTCAAGTTACGGATATCAATACTGGcaacatttttatcattttattacGTCCTCCATAATGTAAACATAGTTGCCACTTCTTACTAATCCTAAACTTTTCAAATCCCAAATGTACAGTTTAAAACAACTCACGTCTTAGGTTCTGTAAATTTACCTTTTGTTGCTTGAATGAATGCAGACAAGGCTACTACTCGTCCCAAGGAGTCTCATCTCATGTATGTCCAGTGAGGGATGAAGCTGTCTAGCTGGGAATGTGAAACAGATGAGCTCTACAGGTCTGTCATGTAATGATTGTACAAGAAGATGTTGGAGGTTGCACACAAGTTAGAATTCTCcattgtgttaattttgttgtgGCTGTTGTTGGTTTACTATCAAGGATGATTCTTATTGATGATGACGTCAGTTTTTGGGATAATGACATCATTTTAAAAATAAGGATTCTTAAACTAttaataatgatgatgatgacgtcAATATTTTTGGACCTCTATTTTGGATAATTTTGTTGTGTATGCATGCTGTAAGTTCGGATGCACAGCCAATGTTTGGAAGACGGATTTGGACACAGATTATCGGTGCATAAATTCAGATTGAATTGGTTCATAAATGATACCAGGCTTGAATCCAAGCAAAGgcatctctttatttttggaaagaCCATTACATCTGAATCACAGTTACTTTTGCATAGTGAATTCAAAATAACGATAGAATGAGCAGCACTATATGGCAATGGATCCAGCAAACTAATTTATCCGAGTAAATTAAAGCATCATCAAGTTTCTTGATTTTGCCAGACTACTACATATGAAGAATGACTGGGGATTTACCTTTCTTAGGATACTCATTTTTCTTTCTAGTGTCGggtcttttttctttccttttttttgcaATACATTTATCATAAACAAAGTAGCTTCAATAAAGTGACCAACTAAGCCTTGCCCTTGGCTGTGCTCTGCTCGAGTCTTAGTTAGCTCAAAGTATATGAATAGGACATGGGGTATCCACCTAGATACATTAAATAAATTCCTGTGAGTTGCTTTTGCCACAATCGACAGATACGTACATTCATTTCTGCCGACTGTGAGAACCATCATTGTTAGGAACTTAAAAGGAATAAGAATTACCAAAGGCGGTTCGATAATTAACTAAACATTTCCTGCTAAGTGCTCTTTGATTTATACGTCTTGCAGCATTAGACTATTAATCCAAGCTGTCTTTATATGCATACTCTCAGGATATGAGAAGAGCCACTCAAACATACCAGCTCATATATCCCGTCGTGATAACTTATCAGAAGTTTCTTATTGATACTGTTAACTTAATCCTTAAtataattttctttctttctttttttctttattttaatggATCTTTTGTGGTTACCAAACATGCCCTTGTCAAAAGACTGCGGCTCTGTGAGGTTCAATGTTCTTAAAACTCATCCCAGCTGGTTCATCTGGTGGTGGGAAGAATTTGCTTGTAGTGGTTTTCCATCAGTGAAGTTTTAATGCTTTAAGATTAAGAACTGTCATGGTTACCAGTCATCTAGTAATGCTTGAAAGCACATAGCAAACTTGATTAAATCAAATCCAAATCAAACGTATTAGTAGATTACTCTTGAGAAAAAAGAGCAGCAATGTCCAGAGGAAAACTACAATACACACTACAAAAGAGGACATCCTGACTACTATCTTCAAAACAAGTCCCTAAATATAAACAAAATCAACCAACTTAAAGTTAAGAAAAGCAAATAGCAGACGAGACGTCTAACTAGACACTTAAGTTTATCTTGCTGCAACAATAAACTTTTCTTCTCTCCCTCGGTCCCGTTCTTTTAATACTTGTCTTCAATATTCTCATAGATATGACATAATACCAGATCATACGGCTTCATGCCGCTGCATCcagcttcttcttgttgttcatCAGATAATTCAAATTCTCTCATAAGCCAGTTTGTTTTCCTATCCTTACTTTTCTTTTGACCGGTGAAGAAAACAAGGCTACTCTTATGTCCAATCACCCTACCATCCACTCCCTTGACAGGTTTCTTTGATATCGACTTATTCCAGAGTCCAGAACCATCTTTTACAACCCGGTTAGCTCCATCTCCATGTCCAAATTTCTTCTCTCTTAGAGAAAAGAAATATGCATCCTTGATTCCTTCTGAAAATCCATACATATGTAACAGACGTTCGGGATGACAGTCGTAGATATTGGCATCAGGCATAAACTCAACGTGAAATCCTTCTGGATTTCCAATATTTTTCTTCAAGTATTGTAACACCAAGTCTTCGTCCGAAGGTTTAAACTGGAAACCTGGCGGAACGCTTTCTGGACGCCGAATTACAACTATGTCTTGCATGTTGCTGCTGCTTGCCATCTATCTCTACTTTGTTCTGCTAGGACACAAGAAGCAAGATATCTTTGCTGCTCTTTGTTGTTTTGAATAGAATATTAGGGGTGGAGATATGACCCTGCTTATATAGGATTGACAATTATAATCCTGACaggaaataggaaaaaaaaaggtCAGCCTTGACCCTTCTATTGCGAACTTcccttttttaagaaaaaaaaaatggtcaacGTCGACTCCCACACCCCCGGTAAAGTTACAGCCGGTATAATCCTTGTTATGAAAGGAAACTGGGAGGCCTTTTGAAACCTGATTTTTGTTCGGCTAGTTTCATTCAATTTTACTTCTTTCTGAACGACAAAGAAAAGAAGAGTAAAAAACAAGAGATGTACAAATTTAATCCTCGATCCTCCGTAAGCTTAACACAAGAATTTATtttttaaacaaaacaagaaacatTGGATACCTTCAAAATCTTTGACCATGTTAAAGACCCACGATATAAGACATAAACACCCCAAATGGGCCGCATACTAACAACAAGGATCATCTATgtttttttactttctttttctcttaaGTCCAATTTTCAACATTGACTTTTGCTTATGGCGAGGAGAAGTAGCCTTATTACTACCGAAAATGATTGGTGTACCGTGGAGGAAATCCGACAGCTGCACCatgtgagagagaaaaaaaaagatgtcCATCTTTGGCCTCACCCCCTGCAAATCCCCCAAGGCTGCCCTAACAATCCTTGGATTTGTTTGTGCTGCAGATCGTGGTACACATCTACGGTATGTGTATCATCACTCTATTACTATAGGTATCCAAACAATTTAAGATGTTTGGATGCGTTTTGGGAAATTACTTTTTTAGTTTAGGAGCACCAAATTTTATAATTTccagtaaaaaaataaataacgtCAAGTTTTTGTAGAGAGTCCATACGGGGTCTacgccacttaattggggcctatgtcacttaattggggcctatagctacatgacaaTAGGATCATTAAGAAATaattcatagaaaccccttaaccaatttttttcttaataactaatttatccctgattaattagtgttaattcaggTGATTAGTGATAAAATAtagtgttagatgtgaaattaactcgtgttaattaatcatctgaacatgaaaaaatttgaaatttagaaattttttgaagaacaccaactcagaatcggtatatgttgtCAAAAACATATACTGATTGTAACCTCAAAAATATACATGAAACTAGCTTCTAcgcagaatcggtttatatggacatgaaaatcaaccgattatccataatcggtttatattggcatgaacgtaaaccgattgtgggtaaattttctcttttttatctGTGAATTATGTGTTGTTAACCATCAAATAAAGAACGCGCGACtgggggatatggaaactaattgggggatataactACATGAAAAAATAGGCATCCTAATAGCAaatctgggtcaccccttatgtagttacttttttaattcctaatctagcccTCACCAATcacgtttagtggttaataataattagtaaaatcttaagtatttgggggataaattaatgtgtatttttatttgaatttgtgtgagggAGGTGAGagtaggagggaaaaatatttttgggtggaaatttttttgtgaaaatggaagatgattctgaggagagaattgcagctgttgaatctttagctcaactacaacaacaatcatatcttcaatcttcggttaatgataacaactcacaattggagttatatgatgaaccaacacccttggatcattattttcgtgagcatgaagtgttttacgaagaaccaacccaagaaagtaagcatgttcaacatacaagcaaccCCAACACACATGTAACGCTTCaaagaggtcgaaaatttgattttttttttttttgaaccgccatttttttctctgaaaaagcttggtgccggcatacacgtagtatgaataccacgacGGAACACCCATacccggcatggtattcatactatttgCATGCCGGCAccaaatatcccccattttgaatcaactgccggcgtggtcttcaaccaaaaaatACATGCCGGCACGCAGTAAATTTTTTACCTACCATCGAATATTCCCTGGAATATTCAAATCGGCATGGTTCTCTCCTAACTTTCCATGCcggtaccacaagaaaaacatccaggagttaaaGATTTTTGAACTTAAGTACCGGCGTGGTATAAAAGTTATCGAGAATGCCGGCACAAAATCCCGACATGGTTTGAAAATTAAGTACCATGCCGGAAACGTCTACTGGCTTGGGACCTTACTTATTCAAGAATGCCGGTACCACTAAAAAAACATCCAAAAATTAGTCACTTTGGTAGTAGTGTTCCGGCTTGGTGTTAAATTTATCGACCATGCCGGCGCCATGTTCCGGCTTCAATCCTTGTGGATCTTGCATGCCGGTATTATCTTTTCCGACattaatattcatgaaaatataatGCCGGTAGTTTTTAAAATTAGGTCTTCTTTTTCAAGTTTATTTACGAAATTCCGGAACATTATTCTTGAAGGCCGGCACTTGCTTCCGGCTTTGGGTATTTTGGCGGAAGtgtcgtcgagcatgccggaactagtatagtaatttaaatttttttgtgaactaattcagttttcttttcattcattccttagattgttccctacattgatccaacaaattccaaatCGCTTGGTCCAGATACGTCCGGATACTATAAAATACCTAtggtatgttaccaaacaatacttttcacctagtctttaaaactttatgtggggattgcttgtaatgaaccttatagtCTTCCATTGTTGTCctcatgtagggaataaaatctccagaggaagcaattgcttgggcaaAAGAGACGGCACTTAaacacatgtgtgtgttggtaaGGAATAACCAACGTTCAGATTACCGTTTTGAgttggtttgcgagagaagtgggaaatacaataAGAAGGATAGCTTTAAGAAAAAGGgctatgtatatccaaagaagactaatagggtatacaagactgtACGAGGAAGGATGatttcccctttaagcttgtattctatttaagagacaaagaaaccaataaaaaggaatgggattgtacggtgtggtttggccgtcataaccaccgggatcctaaagattttgttggtcactccctagttgtgaagctaaaacctcatgaattcgatGATGTAAAGAGAATGACCAAAGAATGTATCAAACCACGAGTGATTCTCAGAgacttcaaggaaaaggatcagacgaacgtttcttctctaagtacaatctATAGCGCGcaagcaaccattagaagggtggaatgggaagggaggaccgttatgcaagaatttgagaagatagcttgggatcacaactacacgcgtatcattaaaagaggaccgGACAACAAGCcacttcaaatattcattgcacatcctttgctttcacaattggctcatacatgttgtgatgttcttatgatggatttcacctacaagacaaacaaatacaacatgtcgttgtcaacatcgtggggcaaacatcggacaaAGTATCATtaacattggcttggtgtttaatggaaaacgagagggattacaattatcattgggcattacgaaaattgaaattattgttcctGGAAAATCGatttccgagggtcatcataaccgatcaagatgaggCACTAATGAATGCTATATCCTAtgtatttccggatgcacaaaatttcctatgtacgtatcatatacgtcaaaatgtcACAAATCATTGTCATGCTTTTTTTGAATCCTCTAAGgcagatattaagaagagaatggttgctcaactataggaagatgttcgcaataagacactatcacccgaagaagaagaagatgaaagaggaaagattaaagagcgagtggacaaagaacacgatgaaaatcataaaaagtggttggaatttataaaggattgggagaaagtttattggtctcttactgaggatatatatgaaaataGATTGAACATGTTCACTGCAAAATATAATGAAGTGTATCCAAGTGCCGTCTCATATTGtcgggataaattgttggataagttcaaggaaaaatttgtgcgtgcatggacaaatcgGTATAGACACCACGGGAATGAAAcaactagtatagcggagtcTGCTCAttggagatttaaagatctcatccagtccggccaaggaaacgtggttacggtcaccgaggcatttgaacaatactttaaggctgatatcgataggatcaagaaggcttttgagaaaagctcaatggaaaggatgacatcaCATTTTCGATATGGTAAATTGCTCCAAGGAATAAAATTCAACGTCTAACAATGGGCGATAAAACATATGATTAAacaaatggaaattgaaataaattacggcaaaccgggtgatgtgttAACCATACCGGAGGTATAACAATATTGAATTATGTTAAAGATGTAAGCcggaactataatttatttcaaatgtaatacTTGTCGCAGGAAGCACGAATGCACTTAACACGTGCATCAAGACTTTAAACCACCTGGTGACCCAAGTGGACGcgtttagtctcgtgagggtttacatagatatGTACCCACAAAGCCTTAACaaaaactaccctaaaaacctaaccaaataccactaaacctatcaatcttcttaggaagaatccgtctccgattcacccagctggtggtactccgtgactttgctTATAATGTGGTTCACGTTggcatcaaacatgaatgcttctcccttttcctgtaagtaacgcgttttcacggcttcatgctacaaaaacaacacaaaaacttagtttgttacataaaatttgaaaaagagtggattgtgtcgaatttatcataaagatacttacaagttgttgaggggacgatctattgcgggtagcgtgctcgatccggtgtttcatttttagatactcaaccaccgcatttaggatgatgtcgtgtcgttgctcgatttgttgagaagttcttcctttcgggttaccgtaatcgtaaataaatttgttaaaaatcttcaaccacatggaatcccgcgtgcttttatctatagttgaaggacgagtttcggcgtaccatgcttgggtgattgctaaatcttcctcggattcgaacgatgccatttgttttATGTGGGATTAGGTACCGTACTTAGCTATTTGTAGAGGATTATTCtaggatttagggtttctaagttaagaggctcaaggagatatataagaacacacgagttttgggaTTTTGGGTCTAAGTATTAGCTCTCCTAATATACAGAAAAACCTCAAAgactagtttttttgaaatcacccaaACTCCGTCATAAAAGTAAATGTGACATAGGATACCGTCCCTCAGTATCGGTATAGTTTACCGTTAGATGTTAATGCCGTAACTAGTGAATTTCTTCATATCGAAATATGCAAATTATACCAGCATGGTTTAACAACATGATTTAGCGCCGGTAGAACATACCGGCATTAAATATATTATTGCAACAATGCCGGTATTtgtgaatttcaaaaataaaatacggctagttttttgaaaaataagaccgttggagattCATTTTTATATGATATccccattcctttggaaaaatcaacacaaagcacccaccaaataacaaaaatcattctCTCAAGAAATAGATCAATCAAGCACGGTTGAAGTTCACAAGCGATGtgagattcatcatcaagctctatttgcaaagtaagtagattgaacattactaacaatatatggacagttaaaatcttcactactatgacgcataactaatataatcttatcttacagaatcatcattgcaggtgtcaaatttgcaagtcaccttctcatctaggcatggactgtccttttatctattcaaagtgtagaagctgtgacgggacacgccggttttggattgcaaaaactgatgatgctgaaaatggaagaatgtttctaaggtgtttgaattacccaaagtgcgatgagtttccTTGGTTTGACAAAGTTGTTGAACTAACtgaatcaagagaaaaccacaagggccaatacaagcctattgatgggtgtgatgggtgttatatgaagggaaaggaatatcttgaaagagaagaaaaaccaATGAAGATGGTCATTGACACCCCCCTTccggacgatgtcttcgaagatattcgcgaatggctcaaaggttccgcaattgttgaaaagggatggcttactaaataggagatcatcttaaaccaaaagtgctCCATTACTATGTTTTAGTATGTTTCAATTTAAAGTTTGAAAtctaatgtaatagattatctaggaatgaaataaatagaGCATTCGTAACCTATTTATAAACAATACCGGCATAGTATATTTATCAACATACAATGCCGGAATTATGCAAAACTGTGCAAGAGTAAGAAAATCAGAATTCCGGCGTAGATTCAATAATTTTGTTAATGCCGGAActacccataatctacacaaaaactTGGTCATTTTCATCCATTGTGCCCGGCATGGTTTTGGAGTAATTTGTTCCGTGCCGGTATAAATGGAGGCATAGAATTTAAATTGATTTTTATGCCGGAACCAATACCGGTGCTGTGgaacttaaacatttgaatgccggcgtgatagacacatttttgtgtctaatttatctcgattctatatattgatagtgctcatttttgtacttattatggtgttttatgtgtgtgtatgtatttttggccaataaacatttttggaaaatatgctcgaaaagttgcacggggcatccccggaggacacttgctattcggacccctcaaatggataaggggtaaccaattactaaggggcatcgaTTTCCAGGCAACTGCTAAAGGGAGATCAGcattggatagggggaggtca
Proteins encoded in this window:
- the LOC113340110 gene encoding NAC domain-containing protein 72-like, coding for MASSSNMQDIVVIRRPESVPPGFQFKPSDEDLVLQYLKKNIGNPEGFHVEFMPDANIYDCHPERLLHMYGFSEGIKDAYFFSLREKKFGHGDGANRVVKDGSGLWNKSISKKPVKGVDGRVIGHKSSLVFFTGQKKSKDRKTNWLMREFELSDEQQEEAGCSGMKPYDLVLCHIYENIEDKY